One Ktedonobacteraceae bacterium genomic window carries:
- a CDS encoding protein phosphatase 2C domain-containing protein: MQMWWREKHAHQTTSSWQPSREYLRTHAPERYADPAEIPTNPQRNGKATESAPSTIAKPGQMLSIDVGTGWDAGIKRKNRPNEDGLLVLNGICTHNDQLLPFGLLIVADGMGGHAHGQDASMLAIQYMAQSVLASLTDIDDISGLFLLQMLMDGVQSANLAIYTCNRDNRIDMGTTITAALVLDGIAYIVNVGDSRTYLYREAEGLIQATRDHSLVARLVESGAISPGEVYTHPERNKVYRCLGEKEEVEVDWFTRSLQEGDCLLLCSDGLWEMVRDQEIARILKRHRANPSQASSALVQAALKAGGPDNISVIVARLA, from the coding sequence ATGCAGATGTGGTGGAGAGAGAAGCACGCGCACCAGACTACGAGCAGTTGGCAACCCTCGCGCGAGTACCTGCGTACCCACGCGCCTGAGCGCTATGCCGACCCGGCGGAAATTCCAACCAATCCTCAAAGGAACGGAAAAGCAACGGAATCCGCACCCTCTACCATCGCGAAACCTGGACAAATGCTCAGTATAGATGTGGGAACCGGCTGGGATGCGGGCATCAAACGCAAAAACAGGCCCAATGAAGACGGATTGCTTGTCCTGAATGGAATCTGTACGCACAATGATCAACTGCTACCTTTCGGCTTGCTGATAGTCGCGGATGGCATGGGGGGCCATGCCCATGGTCAGGATGCCAGCATGTTAGCCATCCAGTATATGGCACAATCGGTCCTGGCAAGTTTAACAGACATTGACGATATTTCCGGCCTATTCCTTCTTCAAATGCTCATGGATGGAGTACAATCCGCGAACCTGGCAATCTATACATGCAACCGGGACAACCGTATAGATATGGGAACCACGATCACCGCGGCACTGGTACTTGATGGGATAGCCTATATTGTGAATGTTGGCGACAGCCGTACCTATCTTTATCGAGAAGCAGAGGGGCTGATACAGGCAACGCGAGACCATTCACTGGTGGCGCGTTTAGTTGAAAGCGGCGCTATCTCCCCGGGAGAGGTGTACACGCACCCGGAGCGCAACAAGGTCTATCGCTGTCTTGGAGAGAAGGAAGAAGTGGAAGTCGATTGGTTCACCAGGAGTTTGCAGGAGGGAGATTGCTTACTACTCTGTTCAGATGGTTTGTGGGAGATGGTACGCGACCAGGAAATAGCCCGCATTCTGAAGCGGCATAGAGCCAATCCATCCCAGGCAAGTTCAGCGCTTGTGCAGGCAGCATTGAAAGCGGGAGGACCGGATAATATCAGCGTGATCGTGGCACGCCTGGCATGA
- a CDS encoding 4'-phosphopantetheinyl transferase superfamily protein: MQAPVSPWDTSPGMLLLNQEEVHVWRAWLDLPQPKIEVLEPTLSDDERIRARRFHFARDRIHFIAARGQLRAIVGRYLAREPQSLSFTYNAYGKPSLAGISRDKELSFNMSHAGNIALLAIARNPVLGIDIEYIQRQMEWESIAERFFSPYEVRVLKAVPPAMRHIAFFNCWTRKEAYIKARGMGLSLALDSFDVSLAPGEPARLLNIREEGQDSANWSLYELYPGDDYIAALAVEGHVSSLKCWQCVV, encoded by the coding sequence ATGCAGGCACCAGTATCCCCCTGGGACACCTCACCAGGGATGCTATTATTGAATCAGGAAGAAGTCCACGTATGGCGCGCCTGGCTAGACCTGCCACAGCCAAAAATAGAGGTGCTTGAGCCGACGTTGAGTGATGATGAGCGCATACGAGCGCGACGATTTCACTTTGCCAGAGATCGTATACACTTTATCGCGGCCCGCGGCCAACTGAGAGCAATAGTGGGGCGTTACCTCGCCAGGGAGCCGCAGTCACTCAGCTTTACGTATAATGCCTATGGCAAACCATCGCTTGCCGGGATATCCAGAGACAAAGAACTCTCTTTCAATATGTCACACGCGGGGAACATAGCTCTTCTCGCAATTGCGCGCAATCCTGTCCTTGGCATCGATATTGAATATATTCAGAGGCAGATGGAATGGGAATCAATCGCCGAACGTTTCTTTTCTCCTTACGAAGTTCGCGTGCTGAAGGCCGTTCCCCCCGCTATGCGGCACATCGCTTTTTTCAACTGCTGGACACGCAAAGAGGCCTATATCAAGGCCCGAGGTATGGGTCTGTCGCTGGCGCTGGATTCGTTCGATGTCTCGCTGGCGCCTGGAGAGCCGGCGAGGTTGCTCAACATCCGAGAAGAGGGCCAGGATAGCGCGAACTGGTCGCTTTACGAGTTATATCCTGGCGACGATTACATTGCCGCTCTCGCCGTCGAGGGGCATGTTTCCTCGTTAAAGTGCTGGCAATGCGTCGTGTGA
- a CDS encoding cytochrome P450, with product MTTHAQTFPPGENKAGDPSLSLFHLLDPEVLANPYPLYHRLRNEDPVHWDPFLHAWVVTRYADVINVFQHFSAKRTPTPEQLTALGLSALTPLAQVMVRQMLFLDPPEHGRVRGLAAKAFTPRRVELLRSHIQDITNNLLDAILAKGTGQMDVMSELAIPLPAIVTAELLGLPTSDWKQLTKWSSDFAMVLGNFQHNPDHASRVLRSLEEMLVYFRAAVRDHRDHPREGLISALLNAEIDGDRLSEEEVVANVIVTMVGGQETTTNLIGNGVLTLLRQQDQLERLRANLSLIPSAVEELLRYESPSQHTARLAPGDVELGGKLIRKRQAVIAVMGAANRDPERFPDPDRLDLARQDNRHVAFAWASHFCFGAPLARIEGQIAFDTLLRRMPNLQLLPGPITWRENLGLRGLTALHVTF from the coding sequence ATGACAACGCACGCGCAAACGTTCCCGCCAGGAGAGAACAAGGCCGGTGATCCCAGCTTGAGCCTTTTTCATTTGCTCGATCCCGAAGTGCTTGCCAACCCGTATCCGTTGTATCATCGCCTGCGCAACGAGGACCCCGTTCATTGGGATCCTTTTCTGCATGCCTGGGTGGTGACACGCTACGCGGACGTAATTAACGTCTTCCAGCACTTTTCCGCGAAACGCACGCCGACGCCGGAACAATTAACTGCCCTGGGCCTATCAGCTTTAACTCCGCTGGCGCAGGTAATGGTACGCCAGATGCTCTTTCTTGATCCCCCTGAACACGGGCGCGTGCGCGGCCTGGCGGCGAAGGCATTTACACCTCGCCGGGTAGAACTCCTGCGCTCGCATATCCAGGATATTACCAATAACTTGCTGGATGCGATACTGGCAAAAGGCACAGGGCAGATGGACGTAATGTCTGAACTCGCCATCCCGCTGCCTGCTATCGTTACCGCGGAATTGCTCGGCTTACCCACTTCCGACTGGAAGCAGCTCACGAAGTGGTCGAGCGACTTCGCCATGGTGCTGGGCAATTTCCAGCACAACCCGGATCATGCATCGCGCGTCTTACGTAGCCTCGAGGAGATGCTGGTCTACTTCCGGGCAGCCGTGCGAGACCATCGCGACCATCCACGTGAAGGGCTGATCAGCGCCCTATTGAATGCTGAAATAGATGGCGACCGGCTATCAGAGGAAGAAGTGGTTGCTAACGTTATCGTGACTATGGTTGGCGGCCAGGAGACAACGACAAACCTGATCGGCAATGGTGTCCTTACCCTGTTGCGGCAGCAGGATCAATTGGAGCGCCTGCGAGCAAACCTTTCGCTCATTCCATCAGCAGTCGAGGAACTGCTGCGCTACGAAAGTCCCAGCCAGCACACGGCACGGCTCGCGCCCGGTGATGTAGAGCTGGGTGGGAAGTTGATTCGCAAACGCCAGGCCGTGATCGCCGTGATGGGCGCGGCCAATCGCGACCCGGAGCGCTTCCCCGACCCCGACCGGCTCGACCTGGCACGTCAGGACAATAGGCACGTCGCGTTTGCCTGGGCCAGCCATTTCTGCTTCGGGGCACCGCTGGCACGCATCGAGGGTCAAATCGCCTTCGATACACTATTGAGACGTATGCCCAACCTGCAACTGCTGCCTGGGCCGATTACATGGAGAGAAAATCTTGGGTTGCGCGGTTTGACTGCCCTGCATGTCACGTTTTAG
- a CDS encoding NADPH:quinone oxidoreductase family protein: MKAVLCKVYGPPESLVIEDIEAPRPRRGQVVVAVKACGVNFPDTLIIQGKYQFKPPMPFTPGGEVAGIVKEVGEEVDTVRVGDRVIGFTSWGGFAEEVAVDAHAIIPIPDSMDFNTAAAFYMTYGTSHYALKDRGQLRAGETLLVLGAAGGVGLAAVQIGKAMGARVIAAASTDAKLELCRQQGADEVINYVTGDLKTRIKDLSAGNGVDVILDPVGGDYSEPALRGMAWGGRFLVVGFTAGEIPRIPLNLTLLKSCSIVGVFWGPFTMREPRRNREYVRELLAWYEEGKIRPVVSAAYPLPKVADALNDMMQRKVTGKVVVLP, encoded by the coding sequence ATGAAAGCAGTGCTATGTAAAGTCTATGGCCCCCCGGAAAGCCTGGTCATCGAGGATATCGAAGCGCCACGACCCAGACGAGGGCAGGTAGTGGTCGCGGTTAAGGCGTGTGGCGTCAATTTCCCGGATACGCTGATTATCCAGGGGAAGTACCAGTTCAAGCCGCCGATGCCTTTTACGCCGGGTGGCGAGGTCGCGGGTATCGTGAAAGAGGTAGGCGAAGAGGTAGATACGGTCAGGGTTGGGGACAGGGTAATCGGTTTTACCAGCTGGGGTGGCTTTGCCGAAGAGGTGGCCGTCGATGCCCATGCGATCATCCCCATCCCCGATTCGATGGATTTCAACACGGCAGCCGCCTTCTATATGACCTATGGAACATCACATTACGCGCTAAAAGATCGCGGGCAGCTGCGAGCAGGTGAGACCTTACTTGTGCTGGGCGCGGCAGGCGGGGTGGGACTCGCGGCAGTACAGATCGGGAAGGCAATGGGGGCACGCGTAATTGCCGCCGCTTCGACTGACGCGAAACTTGAACTATGCAGGCAGCAGGGAGCCGACGAAGTGATCAATTATGTAACCGGGGACCTCAAGACGCGTATCAAGGATCTCAGCGCGGGTAATGGCGTTGATGTGATTCTCGACCCGGTTGGTGGTGATTACTCGGAACCCGCTTTGCGTGGCATGGCGTGGGGAGGACGCTTTCTGGTCGTTGGCTTCACGGCGGGAGAAATCCCGCGCATACCGCTCAATTTGACGCTGCTCAAAAGCTGCTCCATTGTAGGTGTTTTCTGGGGGCCTTTCACGATGCGCGAGCCGCGGCGCAACCGGGAGTATGTACGGGAATTGCTCGCCTGGTACGAAGAGGGAAAAATCCGGCCCGTGGTGTCCGCGGCTTATCCTCTTCCGAAGGTGGCGGATGCGCTGAACGATATGATGCAGCGAAAGGTGACGGGGAAGGTGGTGGTGCTGCCCTGA
- a CDS encoding serine/threonine-protein kinase, whose amino-acid sequence MADRIGQQLGNYRLVRLLGQGGFAEVYLGEHIYLDTTAAIKVLHTRLDDDDIEHFRAEARTIARLVHPNIVRVLEFNVQDGIPYLVVDYAPNGTLRKRHPRSISVPLITIVGYVKQIASALHYAHEQKVIHRDVKPENMLIGRRNEILLSDFGIALVAQSSRYSSSDGKMQDMAGTIAYMAPEQIHAQACPNSDQYSLGIVVYEWLSGSRPFQGSFTEIAVKQTMAAPPPLREKVPTISEETEQVVMKALAKAPQDRFEDVQAFAIALEHAALQAPGTIIASSNTALPPAQGSPVETIQLSHQEDLSADLLTMPSQTPPSMGSLLQAISSSPENPLVDEAQVAAQPPAGMKEKPISRRKVLLGLVGAAIVAAAGGGFALFEYEQHTQHPVTTTAGSLLFTFRGHTGLVWSAAFSPDGQRVASGSGDDTAQVWDATTGDHLNIYMRHTDSVYSVAWSPNGERIASASYDKTVQIWDATFGDPFYTYRGHSSWVWIARWSPDGKLIASAGGDSTVQVWSSAGDGRSFIYRGHKAPVYTLAWSPDGKLIASAGNDGTVQIWDATTGKLLALYQAQSPSVWSVAWSPDGRHLALAGDDKTVQIWNAADGKRLFVYTGHSDFVYTVAWSPDGKRLASAGDDKTVQVWDAANGGHRYIYRGHTSSVRSVSWSPRGNHIASASWDKTVQVWVAQ is encoded by the coding sequence ATGGCAGACCGTATCGGGCAACAACTTGGAAACTATCGTCTCGTCCGCTTGCTTGGGCAAGGAGGCTTTGCTGAAGTTTACCTTGGCGAGCACATCTATCTCGATACGACCGCGGCCATTAAAGTCCTGCACACGCGTCTCGATGATGATGACATAGAACACTTTCGCGCTGAGGCACGTACCATTGCCCGCCTCGTTCATCCCAATATCGTGCGCGTTCTCGAATTCAATGTCCAGGATGGCATTCCTTACCTTGTCGTCGATTATGCACCCAATGGCACCCTGCGTAAGCGTCATCCACGCAGCATTTCGGTGCCACTCATAACCATCGTTGGTTATGTCAAGCAGATCGCATCGGCATTGCATTACGCGCACGAGCAGAAGGTCATCCATCGCGATGTCAAGCCGGAGAATATGCTGATCGGACGACGTAACGAAATCCTACTTAGCGATTTTGGCATCGCTCTCGTCGCCCAGAGTTCGCGCTACAGCAGCAGCGACGGCAAAATGCAGGACATGGCCGGCACTATCGCCTATATGGCACCGGAGCAAATTCATGCTCAGGCTTGCCCTAACAGCGATCAGTATTCGCTTGGCATCGTCGTTTACGAGTGGTTAAGCGGTTCGCGCCCGTTTCAAGGCTCGTTTACCGAAATCGCGGTTAAGCAAACCATGGCGGCTCCTCCACCATTGCGCGAAAAAGTTCCCACCATTTCAGAGGAAACCGAACAGGTGGTAATGAAAGCCCTGGCCAAGGCCCCACAAGATCGATTCGAGGATGTCCAGGCCTTTGCCATTGCTCTCGAACATGCCGCTCTGCAAGCGCCGGGAACCATAATTGCTTCCAGCAATACAGCTCTACCGCCGGCTCAGGGATCACCGGTTGAGACTATTCAGCTCTCGCACCAGGAAGATCTCTCCGCTGACCTCCTGACTATGCCAAGCCAGACGCCTCCCAGCATGGGTTCTCTATTGCAAGCCATATCTTCGTCTCCAGAAAACCCCTTAGTTGATGAAGCGCAGGTAGCTGCTCAACCACCCGCCGGCATGAAAGAGAAACCCATATCACGGCGTAAGGTGTTGTTGGGCCTGGTGGGAGCGGCGATTGTCGCAGCGGCAGGTGGCGGTTTTGCCTTGTTCGAGTACGAACAGCACACGCAGCATCCCGTTACAACCACCGCGGGCAGTCTACTCTTCACTTTTCGGGGACATACCGGGTTAGTATGGTCTGCTGCCTTTTCACCGGATGGGCAGCGTGTGGCGTCCGGTAGTGGTGATGATACAGCGCAGGTCTGGGATGCCACCACCGGCGATCATCTTAATATCTATATGCGCCATACGGATTCGGTGTACTCTGTCGCCTGGTCGCCCAATGGGGAGCGCATCGCCTCGGCCAGCTATGATAAGACGGTGCAAATCTGGGATGCTACATTTGGCGACCCTTTCTACACCTATCGCGGGCATTCCTCGTGGGTCTGGATCGCCAGGTGGTCGCCGGATGGCAAGCTCATCGCCTCGGCAGGCGGGGATAGCACTGTGCAGGTCTGGAGTTCGGCGGGGGATGGGCGCAGTTTCATCTACCGCGGTCACAAGGCCCCCGTCTATACACTGGCATGGTCACCGGACGGCAAGCTCATCGCCTCGGCGGGCAATGACGGTACCGTACAAATCTGGGACGCCACTACCGGCAAGCTGCTTGCTCTCTACCAGGCGCAATCTCCCTCCGTCTGGTCTGTCGCGTGGTCGCCGGACGGCAGGCACCTGGCCCTGGCTGGAGACGATAAAACGGTGCAAATCTGGAATGCCGCCGACGGCAAACGCCTGTTTGTCTATACCGGTCACAGCGATTTCGTCTATACAGTGGCGTGGTCGCCGGATGGCAAGCGCCTTGCCTCGGCGGGAGACGACAAAACCGTGCAGGTCTGGGACGCGGCAAATGGTGGCCACCGCTATATCTACCGCGGCCATACCAGCAGCGTCCGCTCCGTCTCCTGGTCGCCCCGCGGCAATCATATTGCTTCCGCCTCCTGGGATAAAACGGTACAGGTATGGGTAGCTCAATGA
- a CDS encoding sigma-70 family RNA polymerase sigma factor, whose product MLRCAQHDIPAVCHAERSEASQAQVTTDLPEVEQIPPGKLAETSAGFASTEVCFDDCARLYSDEIGRVELLTAEEVVALAQRIERGRLAARHSPKQAGQQQIIEDGERAKRRLIEANLRLVMYVAKRYRGLGTDMMDLVQEGNLGLMHAVEKFDYRKGYKFSTYAIWWIRQAIARALTEQARMIRVPLYKMEKVKRLARVRQRLQQGLETEPTLEELANQMELDVQQVIDLLTMTQETVSLDRPRRISEEELLPLSDLLEDDPVYSPESVVLSRTLEAQVQDLLANLTARERQVIELRYGLDGSREHTLHEVGRKLGLSHEAVRQVESKSLRKLDPLSRSRQLDDFLA is encoded by the coding sequence ATGCTTCGCTGCGCTCAGCATGACATACCGGCGGTATGTCATGCTGAGCGCAGCGAAGCATCTCAGGCCCAGGTTACGACTGATTTGCCGGAGGTGGAGCAGATTCCGCCAGGCAAGCTAGCAGAGACGAGCGCTGGCTTTGCTTCAACTGAGGTGTGTTTTGATGATTGTGCCAGGTTGTACAGTGATGAGATTGGACGCGTCGAACTACTTACTGCTGAAGAAGTGGTAGCTCTCGCACAGCGCATAGAAAGAGGGCGGCTGGCAGCGCGGCATTCGCCAAAACAAGCAGGGCAGCAGCAAATTATTGAAGATGGCGAACGTGCTAAGCGCCGGCTGATTGAGGCCAACCTGCGCCTCGTCATGTATGTCGCGAAAAGATACAGGGGATTGGGTACGGACATGATGGATCTCGTTCAAGAGGGCAACCTGGGGCTGATGCACGCGGTCGAAAAATTTGATTATAGGAAAGGCTACAAGTTCAGTACATACGCTATCTGGTGGATTCGCCAGGCCATAGCACGAGCCCTGACCGAGCAGGCCCGCATGATCCGCGTGCCCCTGTACAAGATGGAAAAGGTCAAACGCCTGGCCCGCGTCCGGCAGCGCTTGCAGCAAGGATTGGAGACGGAACCGACGCTTGAGGAGCTGGCGAACCAGATGGAACTTGACGTTCAGCAGGTTATTGACCTTTTAACGATGACACAGGAAACGGTTAGCCTGGATAGGCCGCGCAGGATCAGCGAAGAAGAACTTCTTCCACTCAGCGACCTGCTCGAAGATGACCCGGTTTATTCGCCTGAAAGCGTGGTTCTTTCCAGGACACTCGAAGCCCAGGTGCAAGATCTCCTGGCGAACCTGACCGCAAGAGAACGGCAAGTGATCGAATTGCGCTATGGGTTGGATGGTAGTCGCGAGCATACCTTGCATGAGGTAGGTCGAAAGCTAGGATTGAGCCATGAGGCGGTGCGCCAGGTAGAATCGAAATCATTACGCAAACTTGATCCTCTGAGTCGCTCCCGCCAATTGGATGATTTTTTAGCATGA
- a CDS encoding cysteine hydrolase family protein: MNPVEELMLPFPQNAALILIDIQKGFDDPVWGRRNNPDAESNMATLLSTWRRTRRPVFHIQHLSQEPHSPLRADSPGSEIKEIVRPQDGEPVIQKRVNSAFIGTHLQERLEREGITTLIITGLTTNHCVERTTRMAGNLGFHTYLVPDATATFDRQGPDGVLHTAEEIQAMTLTNLHQEFATIVTTDDVLRNLA; encoded by the coding sequence GTGAACCCGGTGGAGGAACTAATGCTCCCTTTCCCTCAAAATGCAGCACTCATTCTCATCGATATTCAAAAAGGCTTTGATGATCCTGTGTGGGGCCGCCGAAACAACCCGGATGCTGAGTCAAACATGGCCACCTTGTTATCTACATGGCGGCGAACCAGACGACCTGTTTTTCATATCCAGCATCTTTCCCAAGAGCCACACTCACCCTTGCGCGCCGACTCTCCAGGAAGCGAGATCAAAGAGATCGTCCGTCCTCAAGATGGGGAGCCTGTGATTCAGAAGCGGGTCAACAGTGCGTTCATCGGCACACATCTGCAAGAGCGCCTCGAGCGAGAAGGTATCACAACACTCATCATCACAGGGCTGACGACCAACCACTGTGTCGAGAGGACCACGCGCATGGCAGGCAATCTCGGCTTCCACACCTACCTCGTCCCTGATGCCACCGCGACCTTTGATCGTCAGGGACCCGATGGGGTTCTCCACACGGCAGAAGAAATTCAGGCAATGACCTTGACCAATCTACACCAGGAATTCGCCACCATTGTGACGACTGATGATGTGCTTCGAAATCTTGCGTAA
- a CDS encoding response regulator — protein MNSVVIIDDSTVVRKIVEISLRRMGIVCISYEDGFEALCAFKQGQSPIPNLIFLDIGLPKMNGLDLLRLLKTSPQFDQTVIVMLTGHDSVLDKVKSRIAGARGYITKPFTTQDLVSVVLSCLDQHQHEIHLN, from the coding sequence ATGAATAGCGTGGTTATCATTGACGATTCTACAGTCGTTCGCAAAATTGTAGAGATAAGTTTACGCCGCATGGGAATCGTCTGTATCAGTTACGAGGATGGGTTCGAGGCGTTGTGCGCTTTTAAACAAGGCCAGAGTCCCATTCCCAACCTCATTTTTCTCGATATCGGCCTTCCTAAAATGAATGGCCTCGACCTCCTCAGGCTGCTCAAAACCAGTCCTCAATTCGACCAGACGGTAATCGTTATGCTCACGGGACATGATAGTGTTCTTGACAAAGTGAAAAGCCGCATCGCCGGAGCCAGAGGCTATATCACCAAACCTTTCACCACACAAGACCTGGTTTCCGTGGTTCTATCATGCCTGGATCAACACCAGCATGAAATACATCTTAACTAA